The Sporomusaceae bacterium genomic interval AGCGCGGTTATCCCTACCGGGCAGGCATCCAATGCCAAGGAATTCGTCGCGATGCACCAGCGGCTGATCGGCGCCGGGCAGGGGTTAAGCTACGAGGCCACCAGCCGGGATATGTCCGAGGTCAACTACTCCAGCGCAAGGCAAGGCCTGCTGGAGGATCAGAAGACGTACGCCTGTTGGCAGCAGTGGCTGATTGACCACATGCTGACCAAGGTTTATCGGGACGTAGTTACCGCAGGGGTGCTGGCCGGTGAGCTGAAAATTCCGGATTTCTTCCAGCAGCCGGAGAAATATCTGCGACACACCTGGATTGAACCGGGATGGAGCTGGATCGACCCAGTGAAGGAAATCACGGCCAATACCAAGGCGATCGAATCCGGCCAGGACAGTCTGGCCAATGTCTGCGCACGGGTAGGC includes:
- a CDS encoding phage portal protein, producing the protein SAVIPTGQASNAKEFVAMHQRLIGAGQGLSYEATSRDMSEVNYSSARQGLLEDQKTYACWQQWLIDHMLTKVYRDVVTAGVLAGELKIPDFFQQPEKYLRHTWIEPGWSWIDPVKEITANTKAIESGQDSLANVCARVGYDWREILEQIAKEKVYIKKLEEQYGITMTGGGAIAAGTKPGAQVGAEP